In the Topomyia yanbarensis strain Yona2022 chromosome 3, ASM3024719v1, whole genome shotgun sequence genome, one interval contains:
- the LOC131687763 gene encoding uncharacterized protein LOC131687763: MSGSLGREEGGVDRIPTVAQQKAAQQALISKRIMAQNLEILVDRQELLTDKLLRMRETLQEENISVHLLKLHVQTLRRTADEFEKVYSEMVSLVTKEQRDALRLEYANFETIHNDVYVTLQTRIDQVQQQLKVQELQHVPVSLPSSQAQIAPVYVQSPAPHLQAPFPTFNGTLDNWYSFKSLFQSIMAKYTNESDAMKILHLRNSLTGEAKDKIDQEVVNNSDYATAWKILEDAYEDKRLIMDTHIDAILDCPKITRDNRGKSLSMLVELCGKHTDALNGHGYPVEGLAELILVNVLYKKLDKETQEQWETKLGSGELPEFDEFIDFLRERGRVLQRTNRAQQPAAHQAAPNKRQPMNQKSHVPSNSFVQFQAMPLHERKAFVAKAVLCFNCLKAKHRVSKCPSEQGCKTQGCGRRHHSMLHSNDTLGVASPDKHANNEEHEAESDLQSEKQPKVPEQRNSATTLCANIGGARQQVVLSTAQVLVTGKGNSVVKCRALLDSGSDSNIISEKLAEKLQLRMVLVDFLISGLNNIETRVKYQLATKFRSCTNSFTSAMLDFLVVPRVTSNLPVAEIDAQLWPIPSGLRFADPKFHSPGEIDMIIGNEVYQLNRHEEMLNQTMAKFWELENVHPEKTTTTAENVVENHFKTTHYRDDSGRYVVRLPFNGMECQLGDSYDAARRRLNKLMIQLAKNPVKRDEYYNFMSEYLALGHMSEAIQCTDGGGYYIPHHAVYKASSSTTKTRVVFDASAKTTTGLSLNDTLLVGPTVQNDIVSIILRFCIHPVVLTADISKMYRQVRLHKDDCKFQQILWWDNNGQLKVYELQTVTYGIASSPHHATRVLIQLATDEGEEFELGRKAITEESYIDDFLTGGSSIEEVIRIYSELSELLRRGGFEVHKFCSNSIDVLKAIPKELQEKQVSFDESGINNSIKTLGLIWNPQDDYFMFRVAPEDCGVVPTKRKVLSEIGQLFDPLGFLGPIIVYAKLVMQDIWRLGLDWDQELPGDLMRKWNLFRQQLLAVNQMRKSRCVTQAQAITLELHGFSDASKRAYGAVLYVRSVAVDGTIDVNLVASKSRVAPLKPTTIPRLELCGARLLADLVQKVVSAMNISFHAVKLWCDSQIVLCWLKRSPLALNQFVANRVAAIVELTQNYQWGYIQSEDNPADVISRGELPEAVVLTVVSSSQPIVLNRLSNYKKIKRAWVYVHRYIDYKVHKIHKIGEITADEVRRAERSILLLVQREAYSDVLKALKTNSAQHTSYRNLALFVGDDGLIRVGGRLKYSAIPYDGKHQVLLPQKHHITETIVRDLHQEHFHVGQNGLLAIVREKYWPVHVKQLIKKVVSACQVCARQRPKPGVQYMGNLPGVRVNPSQPFSKVGIDYAGPFMIKLGGRSTKLYKGYVVVFVCLVVKAIHFELVSSLSTDNFIAALQRFSSRRGLPSDIYSDNATTFVGANHELAALKQLFEDQQHDLKVKEFCSTKGIRWHFIPPRSPHFGGIWEAGVKSMKYHLKRVVGETRLTFEEMSTFLAQTEAILNSRPLCPMSEDPSDYSVLTPSHFLIGRSGVGLPMPSYDDERVGRLNRYQHLQLMNQHFWNKWSREYLHHLQGRQKWNTKVNSNFKIGAMVLLVEENLPTQQWKRGRIVAVHPGEDNIVRVVTVKTVNGEYKRGVAKVALMPSVETGETVETELSTGGE; the protein is encoded by the exons ATGTCCG GATCACTCGGGAGGGAAGAAGGCGGAGTGGATCGTATCCCGACCGTTGCCCAGCAGAAGGCCGCACAGCAGGCATTAATTTCAAAGCGCATTATGGCGCAGAATTTAGAGATTCTTGTCGACCGGCAGGAGCTGCTAACAGACAAGTTGCTACGAATGCGTGAAACGTTGCAGGAGGAAAATATCAGCGTTCATCTATTAAAGCTTCACGTACAAACACTGCGCCGAACAGCGGATGAATTTGAAAAGGTTTACTCCGAAATGGTCTCTCTGGTAACTAAAGAACAACGCGATGCTTTGAGACTTGAATATGCCAACTTCGAAACGATTCATAACGATGTGTATGTGACGCTGCAGACGCGAATCGACCAAGTACAGCAGCAATTAAAAGTGCAAGAGCTTCAGCATGTTCCGGTTTCGCTGCCTTCCTCACAGGCACAGATAGCTCCAGTATATGTGCAGAGTCCAGCTCCTCACCTCCAAGCTCCATTTCCAACTTTTAACGGTACTCTCGATAACTGGTACAGCTTCAAAAGCTTATTCCAGAGTATCATGGCTAAGTACACAAACGaaagtgatgctatgaaaattctGCATCTACGAAACTCGCTCACTGGTGAAGCAAAAGATAAAATAGATCAAGAAGTGGTTAACAACAGCGATTATGCCACCGCGTGGAAGATCCTGGAAGATGCCTATGAAGACAAGCGTCTAATTATGGACACCCATATCGACGCTATCTTGGACTGTCCGAAAATCACTCGAGATAATCGTGGCAAGTCGCTTTCAATGCTAGTTGAGCTTTGCGGTAAACATACCGATGCCTTGAACGGCCATGGATACCCCGTCGAAGGATTGGCAGAACTCATACTGGTAAACGTGCTGTACAAAAAACTCGACAAAGAGACACAGGAGCAGTGGGAAACAAAGTTGGGTAGTGGCGAGCTCCCTGAATTTGATGAATTCATCGATTTCTTGCGCGAGCGAGGTCGTGTACTGCAGCGGACGAATCGGGCCCAGCAGCCAGCGGCACATCAGGCAGCCCCTAATAAGCGACAACCAATGAATCAGAAGTCACACGTACCTTCCAACTCGTTTGTACAG TTTCAAGCTATGCCCCTGCATGAACGTAAAGCTTTTGTGGCCAAGGCAGTCCTGTGTTTCAATTGCTTGAAGGCCAAACATCGAGTCAGCAAATGTCCGTCGGAGCAAGGTTGTAAAACGCAAGGTTGCGGTCGCAGGCACCACAGCATGCTTCACAGCAATGACACTCTCGGTGTGGCAAGTCCAGACAAGCACGCAAACAACGAAGAACATGAAGCAGAATCCGATTTACAATCTGAGAAGCAGCCGAAGGTTCCTGAACAGCGAAACAGTGCTACAACTCTTTGTGCTAACATTGGTGGTGCCAGACAGCAAGTCGTTTTATCGACGGCCCAAGTATTGGTTACCGGAAAAGGCAATTCGGTCGTGAAGTGTCGTGCTCTATTGGATTCTGGATCCGACAGTAACATTATAAGTGAGAAATTAGCAGAAAAGCTGCAATTGAGGATGGTTCTGGTAGATTTTCTTATCAGCGGCTTGAACAACATCGAAACACGAGTCAAGTATCAATTAGCAACAAAGTTCCGGTCCTGCACCAATTCGTTTACCTCGGCCATGCTTGATTTTCTGGTCGTTCCACGAGTAACCTCAAATCTTCCAGTTGCTGAGATTGATGCCCAATTGTGGCCGATTCCATCCGGCCTGCGGTTCGCTGATCCTAAGTTCCATTCGCCAGGTGAAATAGACATGATCATCGGAAATGAG GTATACCAGCTTAACCGCCATGAAGAGATGCTCAATCAAACGATGGCGAAGTTTTGGGAATTGGAAAACGTTCACCCAGAGAAAACTACGACAACAGCTGAAAATGTGGTTGAGAATCATTTCAAAACCACACACTACCGTGACGACTCCGGTCGATATGTAGTGCGACTGCCATTCAATGGCATGGAATGTCAACTTGGTGATTCTTACGATGCTGCTCGAAGACGCCTCAATAAGCTAATGATTCAACTAGCAAAAAACCCAGTCAAACGTGATGAGTACTACAATTTTATGTCCGAGTATTTAGCCTTAGGTCATATGTCGGAGGCTATTCAGTGCACGGATGGTGGTGGCTACTACATTCCCCACCATGCCGTGTATAAGGCGTCGAGTTCGACTACAAAAACAAGAGTGGTTTTCGATGCGTCGGCAAAAACCACCACTGGTCTATCCCTCAATGACACGCTATTGGTTGGGCCTACGGTGCAAAATGACATCGTCTCGATCATACTCCGATTCTGCATCCACCCGGTGGTGCTAACTGCCGACATTTCAAAAATGTACCGGCAAGTAAGGCTACATAAGGATGATTGCAAATTTCAACAAATTCTATGGTGGGATAATAACGGGCAGCTAAAAGTGTACGAACTGCAAACAGTCACATATGGCATTGCTAGCTCACCTCATCATGCGACGAGAGTATTAATTCAACTGGCCACTGACGAAGGTGAAGAATTTGAGCTAGGAAGAAAGGCTATTACGGAAGAGAGTTACATCGACGATTTCTTGACTGGTGGCTCGTCGATTGAAGAAGTCATTCGTATCTATTCGGAATTATCAGAGCTGCTACGTCGTGGTGGCTTTGAAGTGCATAAGTTTTGTTCAAACAGCATTGACGTGTTGAAAGCCATTCCTAAGGAACTACAAGAGAAACAAGTCAGCTTTGATGAATCTGGTATAAACAACAGTATCAAGACGTTGGGGTTGATCTGGAACCCCCAGGATGATTACTTTATGTTCCGTGTGGCTCCAGAGGATTGCGGAGTGGTGCCGACTAAGCGCAAGGTGTTATCGGAAATCGGACAGCTTTTCGACCCGCTCGGTTTCTTGGGTCCGATTATTGTATATGCCAAATTAGTAATGCAGGACATTTGGCGCCTTGGTCTTGATTGGGATCAAGAGCTGCCAGGGGACCTAATGAGAAAATGGAATTTATTTCGACAGCAACTTTTGGCTGTGAATCAAATGCGTAAATCTCGTTGTGTGACACAAGCTCAAGCGATTACTCTGGAGCTGCATGGTTTCTCGGACGCCTCCAAGCGCGCCTATGGAGCCGTTCTATATGTTCGAAGCGTAGCTGTGGATGGTACAATCGACGTTAACTTGGTGGCCAGCAAATCTCGTGTAGCTCCACTCAAACCGACAACGATTCCACGACTCGAACTTTGTGGTGCAAGGCTGTTGGCCGATCTGGTACAGAAAGTGGTTTCCGCGATGAATATTTCATTCCATGCTGTCAAATTGTGGTGTGATTCCCAAATAGTTTTATGTTGGCTGAAAAGGTCTCCTCTCGCACTAAATCAATTTGTTGCCAACCGTGTTGCTGCAATTGTAGAGTTGACGCAGAACTATCAGTGGGGCTACATACAATCCGAAGATAATCCTGCTGATGTGATATCTAGAGGAGAACTACCTGAAGCTGTAGTGTTAACGGTAGTAAGTTCGAGCCAACCGATAGTGCTCAATAGACTAAGCAATTATAAAAAGATCAAACGAGCGTGGGTGTACGTTCATCGGTACATCGATTATAAGGTgcataaaatacataaaattggTGAGATTACAGCCGATGAAGTCAGACGGGCAGAGAGGTCAATTTTATTGCTTGTACAACGTGAAGCATATAGTGACGTTCTGAAGGCATTAAAAACAAATTCTGCCCAGCATACATCGTATCGAAATCTGGCGCTGTTTGTTGGTGATGATGGTCTAATCAGAGTCGGTGGTCGCTTGAAATATTCAGCTATTCCGTACGATGGTAAACATCAAGTGCTGTTGCCACAAAAACATCACATCACAGAAACGATTGTGCGAGATTTGCATCAGGAGCACTTCCACGTTGGTCAAAATGGACTATTAGCTATCGTTCGTGAGAAGTATTGGCCGGTCCATGTAAAGCAGCTGATTAAGAAGGTTGTTTCAGCATGTCAGGTGTGTGCTCGACAGCGTCCGAAACCGGGTGTACAATACATGGGCAATCTTCCAGGAGTTCGAGTGAATCCATCGCAACCTTTCTCTAAGGTTGGAATAGACTACGCTGGTCCGTTTATGATTAAGCTCGGAGGCCGAAGTACGAAGCTATACAAGGGATACGTTGTCGTGTTTGTTTGCTTGGTAGTAAAGGCTATACACTTCGAGTTGGTCTCAAGTTTGTCGACGGATAATTTTATAGCAGCTCTGCAACGTTTTTCCAGCCGTCGTGGACTGCCGAGTGATATATACAGTGACAATGCAACTACCTTTGTTGGTGCAAACCATGAACTAGCAGCGCTCAAACAACTTTTCGAAGACCAGCAGCATGATCTAAAGGTAAAGGAATTCTGTAGTACTAAGGGCATCCGCTGGCATTTCATTCCCCCCAGAAGCCCACACTTTGGTGGAATCTGGGAAGCGGGTGTGAAATCTATGAAATACCATCTCAAGAGGGTTGTAGGTGAGACACGACTTACCTTTGAGGAAATGAGCACCTTTCTTGCGCAAACGGAAGCCATTCTCAACTCGCGACCATTGTGCCCAATGTCAGAGGACCCCAGCGACTATTCCGTTCTGACGCCATCCCATTTCTTGATCGGGCGCTCTGGTGTGGGTTTACCTATGCCGTCTTATGATGATGAACGGGTAGGACGTCTCAACAGGTATCAGCATCTCCAGCTGATGAATCAACATTTTTGGAACAAATGGTCGCGCGAATACCTTCATCATTTGCAAGGCCGCCAAAAGTGGAACACGAAGGTTAACTCGAatttcaagattggtgcgaTGGTCTTGTTAGTGGAAGAAAACTTACCGACGCAACAATGGAAACGAGGCCGCATTGTTGCTGTACATCCCGGCGAAGACAATATTGTTCGAGTGGTGACAGTTAAAACGGTAAACGGAGAGTATAAACGAGGAGTAGCGAAGGTTGCTTTGATGCCTTCTGTTGAAACGGGTGAAACGGTTGAAACTGAATTATCAACGGGGggtgaatga